One genomic window of Leptospira paudalimensis includes the following:
- a CDS encoding LON peptidase substrate-binding domain-containing protein, whose product MFLPLHIFEPRYRKLLDFCLENGGEMGMAPYPKGYLGNGLPPIPEVVGFGHIIQKESLPDGRSNIILEGLGTAEIISLTSTEPFYIAQVSKREHQRNKNVSEELKEKIEELLVLTKRILLAEGAEEDLILKMNQILVHPFPVDFIASLIYFDFKTKQTILETTNLDTKANLLKQVLMGLNLGE is encoded by the coding sequence ATGTTTTTACCCTTACATATCTTTGAGCCAAGGTATAGAAAGTTACTGGATTTTTGTTTAGAAAATGGAGGAGAAATGGGAATGGCACCTTATCCGAAAGGGTATTTGGGAAATGGATTACCTCCCATTCCTGAGGTTGTAGGGTTTGGACATATCATCCAAAAGGAATCTTTGCCTGATGGAAGATCCAATATTATTTTAGAGGGATTAGGAACGGCAGAGATTATCAGTTTAACTTCCACCGAACCATTTTATATCGCACAAGTATCCAAACGAGAACACCAACGGAATAAAAATGTCTCCGAAGAACTAAAAGAAAAAATAGAAGAATTGTTAGTGCTCACCAAACGAATCTTACTTGCTGAAGGTGCTGAGGAAGACCTAATTTTAAAAATGAACCAAATTTTAGTTCACCCATTTCCTGTGGATTTTATTGCTTCACTGATTTATTTTGATTTTAAAACAAAACAAACCATTCTGGAAACAACCAATTTAGACACTAAGGCAAATTTACTAAAACAAGTGTTAATGGGTCTTAATTTGGGAGAATAA
- a CDS encoding LIC11631 family protein: MKGRNLLFSFPKSVDTFYVNRLDGSVFSSQSGVFYPYQHQDFYAMDSLFLSPFKEEEIWDFQSIPQVQMGFLGFLTLRGFIREDLELPKLQVRGLSKHWRSFLAKENFLGKQIPWETSDFIPNLVGENPTPESGFGKKGHWSNEFHFEKQEGNSTSLFFIATNKQSETDVAISDLMKDFLLYSQTNHYLERAYIRKENSSYLYLNAKETNPRVFYRENISEFPSFLFLVAELKNKTVILPN; encoded by the coding sequence ATGAAGGGGCGGAATTTACTCTTCTCTTTTCCAAAGTCCGTCGATACTTTTTATGTGAATCGTTTAGATGGATCAGTCTTTTCTTCCCAATCAGGGGTATTTTACCCTTACCAACACCAAGATTTTTATGCTATGGATTCCTTGTTTTTATCTCCTTTCAAAGAAGAAGAAATTTGGGATTTCCAATCCATTCCGCAAGTTCAGATGGGATTTCTTGGATTTTTAACCCTTCGTGGTTTCATTCGAGAAGATCTAGAATTACCAAAACTCCAAGTACGAGGTCTTTCGAAACACTGGCGTTCTTTCCTTGCAAAGGAAAATTTTTTAGGGAAACAAATACCTTGGGAAACTTCTGATTTTATTCCGAATTTGGTTGGAGAAAATCCAACACCTGAATCTGGTTTTGGAAAAAAAGGACATTGGTCAAACGAGTTCCATTTTGAGAAACAAGAAGGAAATTCCACTTCTTTGTTTTTCATCGCAACGAACAAACAAAGTGAAACTGATGTTGCCATCAGTGATTTAATGAAAGATTTTTTATTGTATTCCCAAACCAATCATTATTTGGAAAGAGCTTACATCCGCAAAGAAAACTCTAGTTATTTGTATCTAAACGCAAAAGAAACAAATCCAAGAGTATTTTACCGAGAAAATATTTCAGAATTTCCATCCTTTTTGTTTTTGGTGGCAGAGTTAAAAAATAAAACAGTTATTCTCCCAAATTAA
- a CDS encoding AMP-dependent synthetase/ligase, translated as MPANLPELFQQSAEKFGNRPAFVSKDESKSYKPVTFKEVYDLGINLAEALIDLGVNAKENVALLADNRLEWIVSDYGILMAGAADVPRGTDITDSEIVYILNHCEAKVVFLENDKMLEKFQKNRSQLEFAKTLIVMDKKSTATGVLKMYDLIEKGKELRAKGSKKAEERMKSILPDDLFTIIYTSGTTGMPKGVMLKHSNMLHQTRVILGSMIEIKADERMLSILPVWHVFERVFEYLAIAAGCATYYTNVRDLRDDMKKAKPTFMASAPRLWESIYNGIYTRINDPKQTPAIRRGLFNLAYFFSKHFNAATRFLKGNQVDYVGRNPIVSLFKGVYYLTVAIVLAIPYFLLDLVVLSKIREATGGELKASVSGGGALQRHVDAFFNDIGINVLEGYGMTETSPVISVRTFKRLVQGSVGVITPETELQIRDDLGKVLTHIDANQKLVSGSYGKRGVIHIRGPQVMKGYYKNPETTAKVLKDGWMDTGDIGMFNFKKTLTITGRAKDTVVLLGGENVEPVPIEDKLTESPFISQCMVIGQDQKNLGAIVVPDFEQLTAWAKENGIGETDKQKLIENPKVLDFYKKEIKALNNTKTGFKSFEQVTPFILITKPFEVGDELTNLFKMKRHLITEKYKDKITALYAGD; from the coding sequence ATGCCAGCCAATTTGCCCGAACTCTTCCAGCAGAGTGCTGAAAAATTTGGGAACCGCCCCGCGTTCGTTAGTAAAGACGAATCGAAGTCCTATAAACCAGTCACCTTCAAAGAAGTGTATGATCTTGGTATCAACTTAGCAGAAGCTCTTATTGATTTAGGTGTGAATGCGAAAGAAAATGTAGCATTGCTTGCCGATAACCGATTGGAATGGATTGTTTCCGATTATGGAATCCTCATGGCAGGTGCTGCCGATGTTCCACGCGGAACCGATATTACCGATTCCGAAATTGTTTATATTCTCAATCACTGTGAAGCAAAAGTTGTTTTCTTAGAAAATGATAAAATGTTGGAAAAGTTCCAAAAGAACCGTTCCCAACTCGAATTTGCAAAAACACTCATTGTGATGGATAAAAAATCCACAGCAACTGGTGTCTTAAAAATGTATGACCTCATTGAGAAAGGGAAAGAACTGAGAGCCAAAGGTTCCAAAAAAGCAGAAGAAAGAATGAAATCCATTCTTCCGGATGACCTTTTCACAATCATTTATACTTCAGGAACAACAGGAATGCCTAAAGGAGTTATGTTAAAACACAGTAACATGCTCCACCAAACAAGAGTCATTCTTGGTAGTATGATCGAAATCAAAGCCGACGAACGAATGTTATCCATTCTACCAGTATGGCACGTATTTGAACGAGTTTTCGAATACCTTGCGATTGCTGCAGGTTGTGCAACCTATTATACGAATGTTCGCGATCTACGGGATGATATGAAAAAAGCAAAACCAACGTTTATGGCATCTGCGCCTAGACTTTGGGAAAGTATCTATAATGGTATTTATACCAGAATCAATGATCCAAAACAAACTCCTGCAATCCGCAGAGGTTTATTCAATTTGGCATATTTTTTCTCAAAACACTTCAATGCAGCGACTCGTTTTTTGAAAGGAAACCAAGTTGATTACGTTGGACGAAATCCAATTGTTTCTCTTTTTAAAGGTGTTTATTACCTAACAGTTGCTATCGTTTTGGCGATTCCATACTTTTTACTCGATTTAGTGGTCCTTTCGAAAATCCGTGAGGCAACTGGTGGTGAGTTAAAAGCATCTGTTTCTGGTGGTGGTGCTTTACAAAGGCACGTCGATGCATTCTTCAATGATATTGGAATCAACGTATTGGAAGGATATGGAATGACGGAAACTTCTCCAGTGATTTCAGTTCGTACATTCAAACGATTGGTACAAGGTTCCGTGGGGGTGATCACTCCTGAAACGGAATTACAAATCCGCGATGATTTGGGTAAAGTTCTCACTCACATTGATGCCAACCAAAAATTGGTTTCTGGATCTTATGGCAAACGTGGTGTCATCCACATCCGTGGACCACAAGTGATGAAAGGTTACTACAAAAACCCAGAAACCACAGCAAAAGTTCTCAAAGATGGTTGGATGGACACAGGTGACATTGGGATGTTCAATTTCAAAAAAACCCTTACCATTACAGGCCGTGCAAAAGACACAGTGGTTCTTCTTGGTGGTGAAAACGTTGAGCCAGTTCCGATTGAAGACAAACTCACGGAGTCTCCTTTTATCTCGCAGTGTATGGTGATTGGCCAAGACCAAAAGAATTTGGGTGCCATCGTGGTTCCTGATTTTGAACAGTTGACTGCATGGGCAAAGGAAAATGGAATCGGTGAAACTGATAAACAGAAACTCATTGAAAACCCAAAAGTCCTCGATTTCTACAAAAAAGAAATCAAAGCTCTGAACAATACCAAAACTGGATTTAAGTCCTTTGAACAAGTGACTCCATTCATCCTCATCACAAAACCATTTGAAGTGGGTGATGAATTGACAAACCTGTTCAAAATGAAACGCCACTTGATCACAGAGAAATACAAAGACAAAATCACTGCCCTTTACGCAGGAGATTAA
- a CDS encoding LIC11625 family surface-exposed protein: protein MKFLMKVLVIVSCSVTVLYSQQSTGLAEEFTKLEDHLRNPKLTEEQKKKNFEANMVSSVRSTLSKRFANPKKELKDLKFQDLQTERPEGTNTFYVKYKNYYFQYQFPVDPETYVTSPVEEIVLEKPEGLDLSSGAHKEEKKN, encoded by the coding sequence ATGAAGTTTTTGATGAAAGTATTGGTAATTGTGAGTTGCAGTGTAACAGTTTTATATTCACAACAAAGCACTGGTTTGGCGGAAGAGTTTACCAAATTAGAGGACCATCTAAGAAACCCAAAACTCACTGAAGAACAAAAGAAAAAAAACTTTGAAGCCAATATGGTAAGTTCCGTTCGCAGTACATTATCAAAACGGTTTGCAAATCCTAAAAAAGAATTAAAAGATTTAAAATTCCAAGACCTACAAACGGAACGTCCAGAAGGGACAAATACTTTTTATGTAAAGTATAAGAACTATTATTTTCAATACCAGTTCCCAGTGGATCCAGAAACATATGTGACTTCACCTGTAGAAGAAATTGTATTAGAGAAACCAGAAGGATTGGATTTAAGTTCTGGTGCACATAAAGAAGAAAAAAAGAATTAA
- a CDS encoding glycosyltransferase family 4 protein, which produces MVKTFKIGLDARPLSTRVSGVGRLIAETLKAFPNQEKYEFLLFSHLPIHPDHKAVLELKNVRWVEGGGFLKWKGGLYYNLYIPFYLMTHRLDLFWGSQQVLPPFLPRELKAVLTYCDLVLYLYPNTMRWIARLQQRLFQSYSVRRSSFILSISKQTSDDMCKKFDYPVEKTGVAYPGVNPVEMTKLLDTPMSNRVKDLGNGYLLSVSTIEPRKNYPFLLEVYREYRKKNPHHYRPWVIVGKIGWESPEFIEELIQERTLYKDIFILDSVSDSELQHVYKRAGLFVFASKYEGFGIPMVEALFHKVPCIVSDIPTFHEIGKEEVCYLPISSNEDAKHWAEAIDSFFQNPTPVNVSIDEFRWENAAKITESVFRSVLEEG; this is translated from the coding sequence ATGGTGAAAACTTTTAAAATCGGTTTGGATGCACGTCCTTTATCCACTAGAGTTTCTGGTGTAGGACGTCTCATTGCAGAAACCTTAAAAGCTTTTCCCAATCAAGAAAAATATGAGTTTTTGCTATTTTCACATTTGCCGATTCATCCTGATCATAAAGCTGTCCTTGAATTAAAAAATGTTAGGTGGGTAGAGGGTGGAGGTTTTCTAAAATGGAAAGGTGGCTTGTATTATAATCTCTACATCCCTTTTTATTTAATGACCCATCGATTGGATTTGTTTTGGGGTTCACAACAGGTGTTACCACCTTTTTTGCCAAGAGAACTTAAGGCAGTACTCACGTATTGTGATTTGGTTTTGTATTTATATCCAAATACAATGCGTTGGATTGCGAGATTACAACAAAGATTATTCCAAAGTTATTCCGTTAGGCGATCGAGTTTTATACTATCCATATCCAAACAAACAAGTGATGATATGTGTAAAAAATTTGATTATCCAGTTGAAAAAACTGGAGTTGCTTATCCTGGAGTGAATCCAGTGGAAATGACAAAGTTATTAGACACACCCATGTCAAACCGAGTGAAAGACTTGGGGAATGGTTATCTATTGTCTGTTTCCACTATCGAACCAAGGAAAAATTACCCCTTTTTATTAGAAGTATATCGAGAATACAGAAAAAAAAATCCCCACCACTACAGACCATGGGTGATTGTTGGAAAAATCGGATGGGAATCTCCCGAATTCATTGAAGAGTTAATCCAGGAACGAACACTCTACAAAGATATTTTTATTTTGGATTCAGTTTCCGATTCAGAATTACAACATGTGTACAAACGAGCAGGACTTTTTGTTTTTGCGAGTAAATATGAAGGATTTGGAATTCCGATGGTGGAAGCTTTATTCCATAAGGTTCCGTGTATCGTATCTGATATTCCTACCTTCCATGAAATTGGGAAAGAAGAAGTATGTTATTTACCAATTAGTTCCAATGAAGATGCTAAACATTGGGCAGAAGCCATTGATTCATTCTTTCAGAATCCAACTCCTGTGAATGTTTCCATAGATGAATTTCGTTGGGAAAATGCTGCCAAAATCACAGAATCTGTGTTTCGATCTGTTTTAGAAGAAGGATAA
- a CDS encoding TlpA family protein disulfide reductase → MIPKSKTVFSQLISSRFYLLVFLTFFFCKPEAGKVDFYPDPLPTITGTTEALSDWKGKVIVLDFWATWCEPCAKAVPTINEWKHSVSESDFVFRGINTDTTEPLEKIKEDMIRLKMSYPTLLDKDWKMTDFFKVEGIPCVLVFDRSGKIVYRQYGLEKEDLTGLVIRSHVWSKSDLP, encoded by the coding sequence ATGATTCCAAAAAGTAAAACCGTATTCTCCCAATTGATATCTTCCAGATTTTATCTTCTCGTTTTCCTTACTTTCTTTTTTTGTAAACCAGAAGCAGGAAAAGTAGATTTTTATCCAGATCCTTTGCCAACCATCACGGGAACCACAGAGGCATTGTCAGATTGGAAAGGCAAAGTGATTGTATTGGATTTTTGGGCAACATGGTGTGAACCATGTGCAAAGGCAGTACCTACGATCAATGAATGGAAACATTCTGTGTCCGAGTCAGATTTTGTTTTTCGAGGGATCAATACAGACACAACGGAACCGCTAGAAAAAATTAAAGAAGATATGATTCGATTGAAGATGAGTTATCCCACCTTACTTGATAAAGACTGGAAAATGACAGATTTTTTCAAAGTGGAAGGGATACCATGTGTTCTTGTTTTTGATCGCTCCGGAAAGATTGTGTACCGACAGTACGGCTTGGAAAAAGAAGACCTAACAGGGCTTGTCATCCGTTCTCATGTTTGGTCCAAGTCTGATCTGCCATAA
- a CDS encoding 3'(2'),5'-bisphosphate nucleotidase CysQ yields MEEQEFQEVWKWVLSVGDSILSIYKTDFQIRDKGGNDPVTEADLYASEFLYEKISNRFPGHGFLSEERADTVSRLDKEWVWILDPIDGTREFVKKNDQFALSLGLVRNGEAIWGIIFNPATGEFFSKGKNSFFAKLQAPYATEDNFRTLLVESGSVLHPLQELKGQNKKPVLIVSASEMREGLFDDTFWHEDFEIRSMGSIAYKLGLLSAGFIDLIVSLKPKNEWDICGGIALLDEENFTFFPLKDKPYSFNQKTTLSFGLVAGKRKAVEYLESKIDFHQLSLKVKERW; encoded by the coding sequence ATGGAAGAACAAGAGTTTCAGGAAGTATGGAAGTGGGTTCTATCAGTTGGGGATTCCATTTTAAGCATTTATAAAACTGATTTTCAGATTCGTGATAAAGGTGGTAATGATCCTGTTACCGAAGCGGATTTGTATGCGAGTGAATTTTTGTATGAAAAAATTTCCAATCGATTCCCTGGACATGGATTTTTGTCTGAGGAAAGAGCAGATACCGTTTCTCGTTTGGATAAAGAATGGGTATGGATTTTAGATCCCATCGACGGTACACGTGAATTTGTCAAAAAAAATGACCAATTTGCACTCAGTTTGGGACTTGTTCGGAACGGTGAGGCAATTTGGGGGATCATCTTTAACCCTGCCACAGGTGAATTTTTCTCGAAAGGAAAAAATAGTTTTTTTGCAAAACTGCAAGCGCCGTACGCTACGGAAGATAATTTTAGAACCTTACTTGTTGAAAGTGGCTCCGTATTACATCCGTTACAAGAATTAAAGGGACAAAACAAAAAACCGGTATTAATTGTTTCGGCTTCAGAAATGCGAGAGGGACTTTTTGATGATACTTTTTGGCATGAAGATTTTGAAATTCGATCCATGGGAAGTATTGCTTATAAACTTGGTTTATTATCCGCAGGATTTATCGATTTAATTGTGTCCTTAAAACCAAAAAATGAATGGGATATCTGTGGTGGGATTGCTTTATTAGATGAGGAAAATTTTACATTTTTTCCTTTAAAAGATAAACCTTATTCCTTTAACCAAAAAACAACATTATCTTTTGGGCTGGTTGCCGGAAAAAGAAAAGCTGTAGAATATTTGGAAAGCAAAATTGATTTCCACCAACTTTCACTTAAGGTGAAGGAACGATGGTGA